GCGCGTCGGCGCCCTCCCTGGTCAGCGACACGCACGAGGTGTGACCGCCGTAGCGGACGAAGTCCGCCCCGGGCGCAGGGGTGGATCCGCGGACACCCAGCATCTGCAGCTTCATGCGATCACCGCGGCACCCTAGCAGCGCGCCGGTCGGTCACGGGTCAGACCGCGAGCCGTCTGGTGACGATGTCCTCGGCAGCCGACCGGGCATCGATCTGGCCGGTGACGGCGTCCAGGAAGTCGTCGCGCTCCAGCGCCAGCAACTCGGTCTCCTCGACCGCGGTGAGGGTGGCAGTGCGCGGCACGTCCCGGAGCAGTCCGATCTCCCCGAAGAAGTCTCCAGGTCCCTCGGTGCGCAGCACGGCGGTGTCCTGGGTGACCTGCATGGACCCCGAGGAGATGACGTAGAAGCGGTCCGACGGCTCGCCCTCCCGGATGAACACCTCGCCCGCCGGCACGACGACCGGCGTGAGCCGGCGGGCCAGCGTCTCCAGGACCGCCGGCGTCAGCGGTGCGAACATCGGGATGGCCTGGAGGAGGTCGATGCCGACCGGCCGGGTCAGTCGGTCGTCGAGCCGGCGCATCCGCGGCAGGCCGGTGAGCGCGACCACGGTGACGGCGGTGCCGAGCACCGCGAGGGCGGTACGGAGGCCGAGCCAGCTCTCGAGGAGCGGCATCAGCACGGCGCCGAGGGCCATGGTCGAGATCAGGCACGTCTCCACCGCGCCGAAGACCCGACCGAGCACCTCGTCGGGGGCGATGCGCTGGAAGATCGTGTCCATGTTGACGTCGACCAGTGGGTTCCCGAGGCCCAGGAGCGCGACGGCCACGAACGCGGCGACGGGATGCGGCCAGACGCTCACCAGCAACAACGGCAGCGCCCACAGCACGACTCCGGCAGTCATGTCCTGCGCAAGCTTGAGGCGGGTGGCGCGCGCTATCGCCAGGAACCCGCCGACGATGGCCCCGACGCCGAGGACGGAGTCGAGATAGCCGACGCCGCGCGGCCCCGACCCGAGGATGTCCACCGCCATGACGATCGTGAAGACGGCCGAGGCGCCGGCGACCACCGTCTGGGCGCTGACCTGGGTGGTCACGACGAGCAGGTCGCGGTCAGCCAGGATGGTGCGGAACCCGGCCAGGGTCTCGGTCAGGAACGACTGCTTCGGCGTGTCCTCGTCGTCCGCGTCGGCCTTGGCTCGAGGGGCCGCAGCCGCTGGAACCCGGACGCCGACCACGAACAGCGCGGACCACAAGAAGGTGCCGGCGTTGACCAGGAAGACGACCGGCACATCGGCAACCCCCAGCAGAAGGGCTCCCAGGGCCGGGCCGACGAAGAAGGCCAGGCTCTCCAGGGTGCTCGCCGTCCCGTTCGAGGCGGTGAGCTCCTCGGGCCTGTTCGCCAGTGCCGGCATCAGCGCCCGTTGTGCGGGCCGGAAGGCGGTTCCCGACAGCGAGGCCAGGGTGGCCAGCACGAACACCGTCGCCGCCGGAAGATCGAGGAACAAGCAAAGTGCGGCCAGCATGACCAGCACGGCGCGGGTCAGGTCGGAGCCGATCATGACCTTCTTGCGCGGCAGCCGGTCCGCGATGGTCGCTCCGATCGGAGACGTGAAGGCCAACAGGGTCAGCCGGATCGCCGTCCAGATGCCCACCGCCTGGGTGCCGCCGACGCCGTAGGCCCAGACCGCCACGGCGGTGGCATACGCCCAGTCCCCGATCATCGAGCCGGCCAGCGCCAGCTGGACGCGTCGGAGGTTCGGGTTGCGGAAGACGGACCTCAGGGAGTCGCCGGTGCTCCGCACGGCTGAGCGGGTGCTCGTCAGAGGAGACGCCGCCGCCTCCTCCGAGATGTCGGTCATCGGCCCTCCTGGCACGTCGGCGACGTCGCGCGATGCAGACATCGGGAACCCCGGCACCGATGCTGCCCTTCGTGGGGCATCACCGCCATAGTCCACTTCACCGGACAAAGGTTGTGAAAAGGATGTTCTGCTAGCCCGAACGGACCAGTGCCCGGCACCGCCGTCACTGACCGGCTCCCGGAGGGAAACCGAGAGGCGCCGTGGGGCCGCCGTTCCAGATATTCGAGACCGAAACCGAGGTGCGAGGACTAAAGACCCCGGTCCGGGCGCCGGCTCGGACCTAGCCTCATGTCGAAGGCGGGGGCCTTCGGGGGACAGCTGAGCGGGGTGACGTCGATGGTGTCGGACGAGACGCGCGCGTCCTCGGGCCCGGTGGTGATCGAGCGGATGCAACCGGGTCGGTGGCGCCTGGTCCGGGACACGTTCTTGTGGGCGTCGGTGTCGGATCCTGCTCGTCGACCGCTGTGCGAGCACCAGATCGGCGTGGCCAGCGAGACCGGGGCCGAGTGGATCGCGCGGCTGGAGTGTGACGGGTGGTGGCTCGCCTTCGCCGACGGAGTCGTGATCGGCATCGTCGGTGTTGCTCCGCAGCACGAACAGACCGACGTGCTGCAGCTTGTCATCCACTGGGTCGCGCCGCCATGGCGTTCGCGCGGCATCGGCCGACAGCTCTTGCTGGCCGCCCAGGCCGGGGTCGCCGACACCCGGGCGGGTGCGCCCCGGCCGGGGCCGAGGACCTAGCTGCCCGCCACGACATACGGTGCTCCCATGAGCGTGCACCGTTGGGTCGTGGGCCTCGAGCGGGCCTGGGACACCGCCCGGCTGCGCCGCGCCGGCTCGCGCCCCCTGACCACTTCCGGATCGAGGCGTACGGCGGGCACGGCAGCACCGACGGGGTCGTCGTCCGGGGCCGCGTCCTCGACGACCCGCCGCTGTCGGAGGCCGTCGAGGGGGAGGGGGTCGGAGCCGCGATCCGCCGCACGGTGCGCGGCTTCGTCACCGACGAGCTGCCAGGGGTGCCGCTCCGGGTCACGGTGGCGGACACGACCGCCGAGACCGCCAGTGACGCCGAGGGCTACTTCCTCACCCGGCTGCGCCCGGACCCCGACCAACTCACCAGCCCCTGGACGTGCGGCACCGTCGAGCTCGCCGGTGAGTACCGCGGCGTTACCGACCCGCACCGCACGCCGTTCGAGGTGCGCGTCACCGGACCCGACGCCCGGTTCGGCGTCGTGTCCGACGTCGACGACACGATCCTCGAGACCGGTGTCCAGCGGGTCGCCCGGATGATCCACCAGACGTTCACCGGCTCGGCCCTCACCCGCACGCCGTTCCCGGGCGTAGCGGAGCTGTATCGCGACCTCGCCGGCAGCGGCAATCCGGTCTTCTACGTCTCCTCCAGCCCGTGGAACCTGCACACCTTCTTGACGCGCTTCCTGCAGCATCGGGGGTTCCCGATGGGACCGGTGCTGCTGCGCGACCTGCTCGGCACCGCGACCGGGCGCGAGCAGAAGACCGGCCGCATCCGGGAGATCCTCGAGCTCAACCCCGAGCTGCCGTTCGTCCTGATCGGGGACTCGGGGAGAAGGATCCCGAGATCTACGCCGACATCGTCGACGCCTGCCCCGGGCGGATCCTGGCGGTCTACATCCGCGAGGTGCGGCTCGACCCGGGGGACGGACGGGTCGAGAAGGTCGCCGGCACGTGGGCGCACGACGTCCCGTTCGTGATCGCGGCGGACAGCGACGCCGTACGCCGGCACGCCGCCGCACTCGGTCTGATCTGAGCCGTCCCGCTCACCGGCGAGGTCCGCGATTTCCCGCACCGGGCGGCGCGGCCTGTGCCAGAGTCTCCGCGTGGTCGTCCGGGGACCACCCGGTGACCAGCCAGGTCCCGGGAGGGATGCGACGACGGTCACGGCCGCCGCGACGAAGGGGAGAGATGGCATGACGTTGGCGGCCGAGGGCAGCACGGACACCCGGGACATGCTGGTGGTGCACACCGCGATCCGGCGCGAGTTCCGGTTGGCGCCCGGGTTGGTGCTCGGCGTTGCCGAGGGGGACACCGAGCGCAGTGCCGTGGTGGCCGAGCACGTGGCAGACCTGCTGAGGCTGCTGCACCACCACCACCAGGGCGAGGACCGGCTGATCTGGCCGCTCATGCTCGAGCGCCTGCCGGAGGACCTGGCCCCCATCGTGCACACGATGGAGTCGCAGCACGCCGGGATCAGCGCGAGCATCGAGCAGGTCGAGGAGGCGCTGCCCGCCTGGCGCTCCAGCGCCGCAGCCGGGTTGGGCGAGGATCTCGCCGCACGGCTGGAGGCGA
The DNA window shown above is from Nocardioides mesophilus and carries:
- a CDS encoding hemerythrin domain-containing protein produces the protein MTLAAEGSTDTRDMLVVHTAIRREFRLAPGLVLGVAEGDTERSAVVAEHVADLLRLLHHHHQGEDRLIWPLMLERLPEDLAPIVHTMESQHAGISASIEQVEEALPAWRSSAAAGLGEDLAARLEAMRTLLEEHLALEERELLPLAARALSQQEWDRLGEEGMASLDKKDASLALGMFMYEGDPAVIKTMLSHAPLLPRLLLPHLAPAAYRRYARRVYGTTTP
- a CDS encoding MFS transporter; amino-acid sequence: MTDISEEAAASPLTSTRSAVRSTGDSLRSVFRNPNLRRVQLALAGSMIGDWAYATAVAVWAYGVGGTQAVGIWTAIRLTLLAFTSPIGATIADRLPRKKVMIGSDLTRAVLVMLAALCLFLDLPAATVFVLATLASLSGTAFRPAQRALMPALANRPEELTASNGTASTLESLAFFVGPALGALLLGVADVPVVFLVNAGTFLWSALFVVGVRVPAAAAPRAKADADDEDTPKQSFLTETLAGFRTILADRDLLVVTTQVSAQTVVAGASAVFTIVMAVDILGSGPRGVGYLDSVLGVGAIVGGFLAIARATRLKLAQDMTAGVVLWALPLLLVSVWPHPVAAFVAVALLGLGNPLVDVNMDTIFQRIAPDEVLGRVFGAVETCLISTMALGAVLMPLLESWLGLRTALAVLGTAVTVVALTGLPRMRRLDDRLTRPVGIDLLQAIPMFAPLTPAVLETLARRLTPVVVPAGEVFIREGEPSDRFYVISSGSMQVTQDTAVLRTEGPGDFFGEIGLLRDVPRTATLTAVEETELLALERDDFLDAVTGQIDARSAAEDIVTRRLAV
- a CDS encoding GNAT family N-acetyltransferase; this translates as MSKAGAFGGQLSGVTSMVSDETRASSGPVVIERMQPGRWRLVRDTFLWASVSDPARRPLCEHQIGVASETGAEWIARLECDGWWLAFADGVVIGIVGVAPQHEQTDVLQLVIHWVAPPWRSRGIGRQLLLAAQAGVADTRAGAPRPGPRT
- a CDS encoding phosphatase domain-containing protein; the encoded protein is MGRGPRAGLGHRPAAPRRLAPPDHFRIEAYGGHGSTDGVVVRGRVLDDPPLSEAVEGEGVGAAIRRTVRGFVTDELPGVPLRVTVADTTAETASDAEGYFLTRLRPDPDQLTSPWTCGTVELAGEYRGVTDPHRTPFEVRVTGPDARFGVVSDVDDTILETGVQRVARMIHQTFTGSALTRTPFPGVAELYRDLAGSGNPVFYVSSSPWNLHTFLTRFLQHRGFPMGPVLLRDLLGTATGREQKTGRIREILELNPELPFVLIGDSGRRIPRSTPTSSTPAPGGSWRSTSARCGSTRGTDGSRRSPARGRTTSRS